Proteins from a single region of Drosophila biarmipes strain raj3 chromosome 3R, RU_DBia_V1.1, whole genome shotgun sequence:
- the LOC108024981 gene encoding E3 ubiquitin-protein ligase TM129: MDESELLFNLFYFLLCMVIIYPPEEFQRLGLTIEQLFAPLLGEEYLDFVGYHLRRTSLNLFVHSCLPFSYFLIHRLKFSVFATQEPLEDSDLDPDFPMPQEAVAFKTLTWKTAQRFSVLAVLAVPALIFNWHQQNWRRHPISKALSKYSNSPGSYSAVASDIGIEFRRPEVYKKKLNSISAVIATQNWIIKTTMYNVHFAHQSNTSLSVAKAETYNIPHNDQNDTLQMISIIVRPMRQGVSDFHIRINALEFRNLEDRVRRPIAIPSNIQFHRNVIDRFVDVFKAQVALNPIFPADATTDKCFACMLNEPNTKIQKQCANLDRDGAPLAESACCSNCYCRPMWCVECLARWFAARQTDVDREVWLEQKCTCPMCRAKFCVLDVSYIRPTADTRDTQYYRPEDAADT, from the exons ATGGACGAGTCGGAACTGTTATTTAATCTCTTCTACTTTCTGCTGTGCATGGTCATTATCTACCCCCCCGAGGAGTTTCAGCGCCTGGGGCTCACCATTGAGCAGTTGTTCGCTCCGCTTCTTGGCGAGGAGTATCTAGACTTTGTGGGCTACCACCTGCGACGTACATCGCTAAACCTCTTCGTGCACTCCTGCCTGCCGTTCTCCTACTTTCTCATCCACAGACTGAAGTTCTCCGTTTTCGCCACGCAGGAGCCCCTGGAAGACTCTGATCTCGATCCAGATTTTCCTATGCCTCAGGAGGCGGTGGCCTTCAAAACGCTTACATGGAAGACTGCCCAGCGGTTCAGTGTACTGGCCGTTCTGGCCGTGCCCGCTCTCATTTTTAACTGGCATCAGCAAAACTGGCGCCGGCACCCGATTAGCAAGGCCCTCTCCAAGTACtccaactctccgggcagcTACAGTGCCGTTGCAAGCGACATAGGCATCGAGTTCCGGCGACCGGaagtttacaaaaaaaaactaaattctatAAGTGCTGTGATTGCCACCCAAAACTGGATAATTAAAACCACCATGTACAATGTCCACTTTGCCCATCAGAGCAATACGTCGCTCAGCGTAGCTAAG GCGGAGACCTACAATATTCCCCATAACGACCAGAATGACACTCTGCAGATGATAAGCATAATTGTGCGTCCGATGAGACAGGGTGTAAGCGACTTCCACATACGAATTAATGCCCTAGAGTTTAGGAACCTAGAGGATCGTGTCCGGCGACCCATAGCCATTCCCTCCAACATTCAGTTCCACCGAAATGTGATCGATCGCTTTGTTGACGTGTTCAAAGCGCAAGTTGCTCTGAATCCCATATTTCCGGCAGACGCCACAACGGATAAGTGTTTCGCCTGTATGCTTAACGAACCAAACACCAAGATTCAAAAACAATGCGCGAACTTGGATCGGGACGGTGCTCCCCTTGCAGAAAGTGCATGCTGCTCCAACTGCTATTGCCGCCCCATGTGGTGCGTGGAATGCCTGGCGCGGTGGTTTGCCGCTCGCCAAACTGATGTAGACCGAGAGGTGTGGCTAGAGCAGAAGTGCACCTGCCCCATGTGCCGGGCCAAGTTCTGTGTGCTCGATGTCAGTTATATCAGGCCCACAGCCGATACGAGAGACACTCAGTATTACAGGCCCGAGGATGCGGCTGATACGTGA